One window of the Saccopteryx bilineata isolate mSacBil1 chromosome 2, mSacBil1_pri_phased_curated, whole genome shotgun sequence genome contains the following:
- the SSR2 gene encoding translocon-associated protein subunit beta, with the protein MCTMKLLAFVVLALFTVSQAEEGARLLASKSLLNRYAVEGRDLTLQYNIYNVGSSAALDVELSDDSFPPEDFGIVSGMLNVKWDRIAPASNVSHTVVLRPLKAGYFNFTSATITYLAQEDGPVVVGFTSAPGQGGILAQREFDRRFSPHFLDWAAFGVMTLPSIGIPLLLWYSSKRKYDTPKTKKN; encoded by the exons ATGAAGCTGCTGGCATTTGTGGTATTGGCTCTATTTACTGTCAGTCAAGCAGAGGAGGGAGCCAGACTTTTGGCTTCCAAATCACTGCTGAACAGATATGCcgtggagggaagagacctgaccTTACAGTACAACATCTACAATGTTGGCTCAAG TGCTGCATTAGATGTGGAATTATCTGATGATTCCTTCCCTCCAGAAGACTTTGGCATTGTCTCTGGAATGCTTAACGTCAAATGGGACCGGATTGCCCC TGCTAGCAATGTCTCACATACGGTGGTTCTGCGCCCTCTCAAGGCTGGTTATTTCAACTTCACCTCAGCCACTATTACTTACCTGGCCCAGGAGGATGGCCCCGTTGTG gTTGGCTTTACCAGTGCACCTGGACAGGGAGGAATCCTGGCTCAACGGGAGTTTGATAGGAGATTCTCACCTCACTTT CTGGACTGGGCAGCCTTTGGGGTCATGACCCTCCCCTCCATCGGGATCCCCCTGCTGTTGTGGTACTCCAGCAAGAGGAAATATGACACTCCCAAAACCAAGAAGAACTGA